TCGTAGGCCATCTCTCTTACACCTCTCCTTCCTCTGCGTTGCCTACATTGCTTGAAATCATATACCCGCGGGGGGCCCTTTTTCATCCCGCCCCTGTAGAATAAATCCATGAGCATCACCCGTCCGGAGTGGCTGGAGGACGATCCCTGGGAGCGGCGGGGCGCGGAGGAGTCGCGCCGGCTGCTGGACCGGGCGGTGGCTGCGAGCTCGGGCGGCGTCGTCATCACCGATCCGAACCTCCCGGACAACCCCATCATCTACGTCAACCCGGCCTTCGAGCGGATGACGGGCTACTCGAGACGGGAGGTGTTGGGGCGCAACTGCCGCTTTCTGCAGCGGGAGGATCGGGGACAGGCGGAGCTGGAGGTGCTCCGGCGGGCCATAGCCGAGAGGAGGGACTGCCGGGTGGTGCTGCGCAACTACCGGCGCGACGGAAGCATGTTCTGGAACGAGCTGTACGTCTCGCCGGTCTACGACGAGGAAGGCCGCTTGGTGAACTTCGTCGGGGTGCAGAACGACATCACCGAGCGCAAGCGGATGGAGGAGGAGCGCAACCAGCTTCTGGCCCGCGAGCAGTTGGCCCGGGCGGAGGCGGTGAAGGCCCAGCGGCGGCTGAGCTTTCTGGCCGGGGCGGACGCTTTGCTGCTCTCCACGGTGGACTATCCGGGCCGCCTCCGCCAGACCGCGAGGATCGCCGTCCCGGAGCTTGCGGACTGGTGCGTGGTGGACGTGCTGAACGAGGACGGCTCGGTGCGCCAGATCGCGGCGGCCCACGCCGAGCCCTCCCGCGAGGGGTTGCTCGGGGAGCTGGCCCGGCTCCGGGAGCGCCACGGCCGCCCGCCGGGGCTGGTGGCGCGGGTGCTGGAGACGGCGCGTCCTTTGCTCCTCGACCCGGTCGAGGAGCGTGTTCTGGAGGAGAACGCGCTCGGCGAGGATCACCTGGAGGTGCTGCGGGAGCTCGGTGTGCGCTCCCTGATCGTCGTCCCGCTGCTCGCCCGGGGCAGGACGATCGGGGCGATGACCCTGGTCTCCTCTCGTCCCGACCGCTCCTACGGGGAGGAGGAGCTCTCGCTCGCTCGGAGTCTGGCCTACCGCTGCGCCCTCGCCATGGACAACGCCCGGCTCTACCACGAGCGGGGTCGGATAGCCAGCATCCTGCAGCAGAGCCTGCTGCCCCGCCTCCCGGAGCCCGAGGGGCTCGAGGTCGGGGTGGAGTACCTCCCGGTGGGGCGGGAGAACGAAGCCGGAGGGGATTTCTACGACCTGATCGAGACCGGCGGTGGATGGCTGGCGGTCATCGGTGACGTGCGCGGCAAGGGAGCGGCGGCCGCCGCGATCACCGCGCTGGCCCGCTACACGATCCGGGCGGTGGCGATGCGCGAGACCTCCCCTTCCCGGATCCTCTCGGATCTGAACGAGGCCATGCTGCGCCAGCTGGACGGGCACCGGTTCTGCACGGTCGTGTGCGCGGGACTGAGCCCGAACGGTGCGGGACTCGGGCTGAGCGTGGCCCGGGCGGGGCACCCCGCGCCGCTGCTTTTGCGGGGCGACGGCCGGGTGGAGGTGCTGGAGGCGCCCGGGAGGGCGCTGGGGGTCTTCGAGGAGCCGGAACTCGTGGAGCGGTCGGCCCGGCTGGCCCCCGGGGAGGCGGTGGTCTTCTACACCGACGGGGTGACCGAGGTCCGCAGCCCCGAGGGAATCCTCTTCGGGGAGGGGCGGTTGCGCCGGTTGCTCGCCGCCTGCTCCGGGTCGGGGGCCCGGGAGATTGCAGCGTGCATCAGGGAGGCGGCCCTGAAGCACGGCGGGGGCGAGCTGCGGGATGATCTGGCGGTGCTCGTGATCAGGGCCCGCTGACCCTGCGCCTTGCGCTCGTAGCGGTCTCGAGGCGAGGCTCGAGAGCACGCGGGTGGCCGCCGGGAGCCCGATCCCGGCCCCGACGAGGGGGAGCGCAGGCCGACTAAGTCGTGGAGGTGGAGCGTAGAGAGCGGGTAACACACTCGCCGGTCGAAGGCGGGCTTCCGGGCTGCGCCAGCGGGATGGGAAGCCTCTCTGGCACGGGTTCCGATGTCACCGCCGCGCGGGGTGACCCTATGCGGAGCGGGAGGACCTTCCGCCGAGGTAGAGGTCTATGACCTTCGGGTCGTGGAGCAGCTCCTGGCCGGGGCCCGTGAAGCGATTCTGGCCCATCTCCAGCACGTAGCCCCGGTCGCTCATTGCCAGCGCCCGTCGGGCGTTCTGCTCGACCATCAGTATCGCCACGCCCTTGGAGTTTATGAGTTGGATGCGTTCGAAGATCACGTCCACGTTCGCCGGTGAGAGCCCCGCCGAAGGCTCGTCCAGCAGCAGCAACGCGGGCTGGAGCATCAGGGCGCGGGCCAGGGCGACCAGCTGGCGCTGGCCGCCGGAGAGGGTGCCGGCCCGCTGCCGCCGGCGCTCGGCCAGGATGGGGAACCACTCGAAGAGTTCCTCGTAGCGTTCCTTCACGATGCCGGGGCGCAGGTACGCCCCCATCTCCAGGTTCTCCTCGACCGTCAGGCTCGGGAAGATGTTCTCCGTCTGGGGGACGTATCCGATGCCCGCCTCGACGAGCTTGTGGGTGGGGGCGCCCGTCACGTCCTCGCCCCTGAAGCGCACCGTGCCCTCCCGGATCGGGACCAGGCCGAAGAGGCTCTTTATGAGGGTGGATTTGCCGGCCCCGTTCGGCCCGATGACGCTCACCAGCTCGCCGGCGGCCACCTCCAGGTCGCAGCCGCGGACGATATCCACCTCGGGCACGTATCCTGCCCGCAGATTGCGGGCTTCGAGTAGCGTCTCAGCCACCGGATTCCTCTTCTCTGCGCGCCAGGTCTATGGCCTCGTCCACCGCGCCGCCACCGGCGCCCAGGTAGGCGTCTATGACCTCCTGGTTCGTGCGCACCTCCTCGGGAGACCCCTCGGTTATGACCCGGCCGTTGGCCATGACGATCACCTTCTCGGAGACGTTCATCACCACGTCCATGTCGTGCTCGACCAGGACGAAGGTCATCCCCTCGTCGCGCAGTTTCTGCACGTGCTCCAGCAGGCGAGCTCCCAGGGTAGGGTTCACGCCCGCCATCGGCTCGTCGAGCAGGATCATGCGCGGCTCCATCATCAGGGCGCGGGCCAGCTCCAGGAGCTTGCGCTGGCCGCCGGAGAGGGTGGCGGCGTACTCGTCCTTCTTGTCCATGAGGTTGAACAGCTCCAGGAGCTCCAGCGCCTTCTCGCGGTTGGCCGCCTCCTGCTTACGGATCACCCAGGGCACGACCCAGGCGGCGAAGAGCTTCTCGCCGGTCTGTCCCGGGGCGGCGAGCATCATGTTGTCCAGCACAGTCATCCTGGCCAGGGCCTTGGTGAGCTGGAAGGTCCGCACCAGGCCGCGCCGGGCGATGGCGTGCGGCGGCTTGCCGGTGATGCGGTCGCCGTCGAAGAAGATCTCCCCGCCGTCGGGCTTGTAGAAGCCGGTGATCACGTTGAAGAAGGTCGTCTTGCCCGCGCCGTTGGGGCCGATGAGCGCCGTGATCTTGCCGGGCTCCACCGAGAGCGTGGCGCCGTCCACCGCCGCCACGCCGCCGAAGGAGAGCCGCACGTCCTCGGCGATCAGGAGGGGGGTGCCGTTGTTGGTTCTCTCACTTATCCAGGATCATCTCCTCCCTGCTTCCCAGGATACCCTGGGGACGGAAGATCATGATCGCCATGATGAGCGCTCCGATGCCGATCTGCCGCAAATACGCGGCCTCGGCCCCGGAGATTATCTCGCGCGGGATGAACAGCGTCCCGTTGAAGATGGCCCAGAAGATGATCGAGCCCACTATCGGGCCCCAGTGGCTCGCCGAGCCACCGAGCATCATGATGGTCCAGGCCTGGAAGGTGATGATCGGCAGGTAGGTGTCCGGTGCCAGGCTGCCGATGTCCATGGCGAAGTAGACCCCGGCGAGGCCCGCGATGGCGGCGCCGAGGGCGAAGGATTGCATCTTGTAGGCGGTCACGTTCTTGCCCAGGGCGCGCACGGCGTCCTCATCCTCCCGGATGCCCTTGAGTACTCGTCCCCACGGGCTCTTTATGAGGACCCAGAGCAGCACACCGACCACGGCCACCGTGATCCACACGATCAGCAGCAGGTACTGGTCGGGCGAGAGGAAGCCCAGGCCGATGTCCGTCCGGAAGAAGTAGAACTCGTTGGAGAAGCCCCGGATGCCCCGCGGACCGCGGGTGAGCTCGGTCACGCCGGGGGCGGACTTGAGTACGAGGCGGAAGATCTCCCCGATGGTGATGGTGACTATCGCCAGGTAGTCGGTGCGGAGGCGAATGGCCGGCAGCCCCACGATTATGCCCATGAGCGTAGCCGCCACCATCGCCGCCAGGAAACTGGGCAGAAGCGGCACCCCGAGCTGGGTGTTAAGTATGCCCATCGTGTAGGCGCCGACGGCGAAGAAGGCCACGTGCCCGAAGTTGAGGAGGCCGGTGAAGCCCCAGTGCAGGTTCAGCCCCTGGGCGAGGAGGGCGAAGATGCCCGCCGTCAGGATCACGCCTTCTACGTAGGGGATCATAGCGCCTGCTTCCTCCCCATTATGCCCTGGGGCCGGACCAGGAGGACCACTATCAGCGCGAGGAAAGCCACTCCAGTCTTCAGGTCGCTCGGCAGCCCGATGGCGGAGTGGGTGGCGAGTTCCTGGGTTATCCCGATGATCATGCTCCCGATCATGGCCCCGTAGGCCGAACCGATGCCCCCGAGGATGACCCCGGCGAAGATGAGCAGCAGCAGGAACCAGCCCATGTTGGCGAAGACGCGCCCCTGCAACCCGAGCATGATGCCGCCGTAGGCCGTGAGGACCCCGGCGATGAGCCAGGTGATCATGGTGATCCGCTCCACGTCTATACCGCTGGCCTCGGCCAGATCCCTGTTGTCGGAGAGCGCCCGCATGGCTTTGCCGATGCGGGTCTTCTGCAACATGAGGGCGACCCCGACGAGCGCCGCCGCGCTGCCAACGATTATCACCACGTCCTGGGGCGTGAGGGCGAAGAGCCCGAAGTCTATCCGCTGGGAGACCGGCCCATAGCGGTAGACCCCGGAGCCGAAGATCCAGAAGATCGTGTACCGCACCACCAGCGCGAGCCCGATGGAGATGATGAGCAGGTTCACCGTCGAGGCGCCCCGGCGGCGCAGCGGACCCCACAAAACCTTCTCCAGACCGCCGGCGAAGGCCGCCCCGACCAGGAGCGCCGGTATCGCCGCCACGTAGAGCGGAAGCCCGAAACCGGTCCCCACCACGGCGACGAAGGCTCCCAGGGTGAGGAAGTCGCCGTGGGCGAAGTTGATCAGGCGCAGTACTCCGAAGACCAGCGTCAGGCCAACGGCCGCGACGGCTATGACAGAGCCTATGACGACCCCGTTGGCGATTAACTGGAGAGCTTCTTCCAACGTTCCAACTTTCTAGCCGGAAAGGTGATCGCGGCGAATTATCACTTCGTGCACCTCTCCTTGTCAAGGATGTGGCGCTCTCCCTTCCCCGGGCAATTTGCCCCTCGGCGGCGCTTTATGTATATTGGCTGGTCAAGAGGTGCGTTGATTTGTGTGCTCCGGTCTCCAGGTTCGTCGAGGACACCGGGCGTTGACTTTCGGGAGGAGGCGCAGGTTTTGAAGAAGCTTGGAAAGGTCTGTCTCACCGGTTGTCTGGTGGCGGTTTCACTGCTGGTCGCGGGTGCCTGCGGCGGGGGTGGTGGCGGAGGAGAAGAGGGCGGCGACACCGGAGGTGGGGGAGGGGATCTCGGCAGCCTGACCCTCAACATCGGCACCATCCTGCCGCTCACGGGGGACCTCTCTCAGTTCGGCCCGCCGATGGAGAACGGTGCCAAGCTGGCGGTGCAGCAGATCCAGGACTGCAACACCATGCAGATCAACGCCACCTACGAGGACTCCGGCACCAACGAGCAGACGGCGGCCACCGCGGCGGACAAGCTGATCAACTCCGACAACGTCTCGGTGATCGTGGGGGCGGCCTCCAGCCGGGTGTCGTTCGCGGTGGTGGATCCGGCGGCCCAGTCGGGCGTGGTCCAGATCTCCCCGGCCTCCACGAGCCCGGACTTCACGGACTACGAGGACAACGGATTCTTCTTCCGCACCACGCCCTCCGACGCTCTGCAGGGCGTGGTTCTCGCCGACCTTGCCGAGCAGGAGGGGTATGAGACGGTCAACATCATCGCGCTGAACGACGACTACGGGCAGGGGATCGCCAGGACCTTCGAAGAGAACTTCGGCGGCGAGGTGGCTCAGAACGTGGCCTACGACCCGACGGGGACGAGCTTCGACTCCGAGGTCGAGCAGGTGAGCTCCGGCAACCCGGATGCGATTCTGGTCGTGGCCTTCCCGGAGACCGGCAGCATCATCATGCAGGCTTTCGCCGAGCAGGGCGTCGTCGGTGAGGTTCCGTTCCTGTTCACCGATGGCATGGCCGAGCCGAGCCTCCCCGAGAGCTCGGGCGTCGATCTGCAGGGGCAGCGGGGTACCCGCCCCGCCACCGAGGGTCCGGCGGCGGACGAGTTCAATCAGGCCTACCAGCAGGAGTACGACTCCGAGCCGGGCACCTTCTCCGCCAACTCTTACGACGCGGTGATGCTGGCTGCGCTGGCCGCCGCGGCGGCGGGTGACACCAGCGGAGAGGCGATCCGGGACAACCTGCAGGACGTCTCCAGGGGCGGCCAGGAGGTTCTGCCGAGCAACATCTGCGAGGGCTTGGAGATGGCCGCCGCGGGCGAGGACATAAATTACGAGGGTGCCGCCGGTTCCCAGGACTTCGACGATAACGGCGACGTCACCTCCGACTACGAGCTCTGGGAGTTCACCTCCGACGGGCTCAGGAGGGTCCGGATCATAGAGGCTCCCGAGACGAGCTAAGCCCGGCTAGTGCGCGAACGGGCGAGGGGGCGGCTCCGGAGCCGCCCCCTCGCTCTGTCGTCCGGTGGAGTGAATTCCTGCCGGCGGGCGTTTTCCTTCCGCCGCGGGCCTTCGTTTGCCGAACGCAGCCCGTGTCGCGAATCCAGCTCCTCCAAGCGCCGCCGTGCTCAATGATGGCCGCTCAGAAGAGCTCGAACACGAGCTTGTCGACGACGCTACGAGCGTACGAGACCGTAGACGGGATGCGGGGAGGGCTCGGCTTGGGACGCTGATCCGCCGCTACGTCGAGCTCATGACCAGCCGTTGCACACCTGGCTGGTGGACTGAGCTCACAGCCCGAACAGCCGCCGGAGGTGGGGGTTGAGCAGCGCCCCCCGCGGGTCGACCCGTCCGCGCACGTCCAGCCACCGCTCCCAGGCCGGGTAGCTCGACGCCAGATCCTCCGCCCGCCGCCGATGCAGCTTGCCCCAGTGCGGGCGGCCGCCGTGCGAGACCAGCACTTCCTCCACCGCCCGGAAGTAGGCCTCGTACGACATCCCCCGGTACTGATGCACCGCGATGTAGGCGCTGTCACGCCCGTAGGCGGGGCTGAGCCACGCGTCGTCGGCGGCCACGAACCGGCACTCGATGGGGAAGTGCACCGCTGGGCGCGACCGTACGATGACCTCCCGGATGCCTTCGAGCACGGCGGTGAACGCGGGTCGAGGGACGGCGTACTCCATCTCGACGAACCGCACCCAACGGGGGGTGGCGAACGCCCGGTGGGCAGCGGCGACCCGCTCGCGGCGGGCGACCAGCCGGCCCAGGTTGCGGGCGACCGGACGGGTCAACGGCGGGACGAGGCGGCACAGCTCCGAGATCGCCCACAGCGCGCCGTTCTCCAGCACGACCTCGTTGAACTGCTCCCAGCCGCTGTGGGCCTCCGGTGCGTCGGTGGGATCGGCGATCTTGAGCTGGACGTGCGTGCCGTAGGGGAACCAGTAGAACTCGACGTGACGGTGGCGGTGGAGCAACCCGTCGAGGTCGGCGAGGACCTCGTCGAGGTCGGCGTGACGCACCAGTGTGTGCAGCCGGTAGCCGGGCAGCACCGCGAGCTCCGCTTCCACCACCACCCCGAGCGCGCCGAGCCCGACCCGCGCCGCGTCGAACAGGTCGGGTTCGACTTGCGGGTCGCAGCGCACCACCTCCCCGGAGGGCAGCACGAGCCGCAGGGCGGTGAGCTGGCTGCTCAGGGTGCCCAGCCGCGCACCGGTGCCGTGGGTGCCGGTCGCGGTGGCGCCGGCCAGCGTCTGCCGGTCGATGTCGCCGAGGTTGATGGGGGCGAGTCCGCGCTCCGCGAGCGCCCGGCCGAGGTCCCGCAGGCGCGTGCCGGCGCGCACCCGCACCCGCCCGTCGGCAGTCGCGACCACCCCGGTGAGCCCGTCGACGCGGAGCAGGGTGTCGTCGGTGGCGCACAGCGGGGTGAAGGAGTGTCCGGCGCCGACCGGCCGCAGGGTGCCACCACGGTCGGCGACCTCGCGGACGGCGACGACGACGTCCTCCACGGTGCGGCAGTCCACGATGCGCCGCGGGGCTGCGGTCACCGTGCCCGACCAGTTGCGCCACCTCACAGGAAACACCTCCCGTCACCCCGGTAGGTGGTGACCTCGTCCACCACCCGCCCCTCGGAGACCACCACGAGATGGGTGAACCGTTCGCACAGCTCGCCGGCCTTGGCGTGCCGCAGGAACACCGGGTCGCCGAGGCGCAGCTCGCCGCGGTAGCGGATCGGGGTCTGCACCTCCCCGGCCCCCTCGAGCGGCAGCAGCTCCGCACCGGCCGGCAGGTAGGGCTGGGGCAGCTTGTCGGGATCGGCCGGCCCGGAGGCCACGTACCCGCCGCCGAGGCAGGTGTAGACATCCGGGCGGGGTCGTCGGGTGACCTCGATGGCGAACATCGCCGCCGGCGTGAACCGCGCCGCCCGCTGGTGGTCGAACAGCACCGGGGCGTAGAACGCCGAACCGACCGTGACCTCGGTCACCGACGGGTCACGGTTGGTGGTGGTGAGGCTGCCGGTGCCACCACCGTTGACGAACCTGAGCTCGATGCCCTCCGCCCGCAGCGCCGCCACCGCCGCGGCGCGCTGGCGGGCCACCGCCGGCACCGACAGCCGCTTGAGCGCCCGCACCGCGAGGTTGCGGACCCGGTGGTAGGGGGTCGCGTCGCTGACCCCGGCGATCTGGGCCTCGTAGCCCATGACCCCTTCGAGCTCGAGGTGGGGGCTGGCGCGGATGCGGCGAGCCAGCACGACGACCGCCTCCGGTCCGCGCAACGGCGAACGCAGTGCTCCCACTCGGAGCGGACCGATGGCGGTAGCGATGTCGAGGTCGAGGCACACCTTCAGCCGCTGCCCCTCAGCCCGTGCGGCGGCCTCGGCGGCGGCGACGTGGTCCTCGCAGTCCACCATGATCGTGAGCTGGTGCCGCTGCGACGCCCGGGCCGCCAGCCGGAGCGCCGCGGGGTCCACGGTAGGGTACGCCACCAGGAGATCCTCGAAACCCTGGCTGGCCAGGTAGACGGCCTCAGCGACCGTCATGCACATCAGCCCCCGGAAGCCGTTGGTGGACAGGATGCGGCGCAGCACCGGGACACTGCGCACCGACTTGGACGCCACCCGCACCGGCAGCATCCCGGCGCGGCGGCGCACCTCGGCGATGTTGGCGTCCAACGCGTCGCGGTCGAGCAGCGCGAGCGGCAGCGGCCGGCCGGCGATCGCGTCGCGGTAGGCGGCGTAGTCCGGCTGCGAAGGGCGGCCGGACTTCCCAACCCCTGAGAGGTCCGGCGCATGGATGTGTT
The Rubrobacter xylanophilus genome window above contains:
- a CDS encoding SpoIIE family protein phosphatase, coding for MSITRPEWLEDDPWERRGAEESRRLLDRAVAASSGGVVITDPNLPDNPIIYVNPAFERMTGYSRREVLGRNCRFLQREDRGQAELEVLRRAIAERRDCRVVLRNYRRDGSMFWNELYVSPVYDEEGRLVNFVGVQNDITERKRMEEERNQLLAREQLARAEAVKAQRRLSFLAGADALLLSTVDYPGRLRQTARIAVPELADWCVVDVLNEDGSVRQIAAAHAEPSREGLLGELARLRERHGRPPGLVARVLETARPLLLDPVEERVLEENALGEDHLEVLRELGVRSLIVVPLLARGRTIGAMTLVSSRPDRSYGEEELSLARSLAYRCALAMDNARLYHERGRIASILQQSLLPRLPEPEGLEVGVEYLPVGRENEAGGDFYDLIETGGGWLAVIGDVRGKGAAAAAITALARYTIRAVAMRETSPSRILSDLNEAMLRQLDGHRFCTVVCAGLSPNGAGLGLSVARAGHPAPLLLRGDGRVEVLEAPGRALGVFEEPELVERSARLAPGEAVVFYTDGVTEVRSPEGILFGEGRLRRLLAACSGSGAREIAACIREAALKHGGGELRDDLAVLVIRAR
- a CDS encoding ABC transporter ATP-binding protein produces the protein MAETLLEARNLRAGYVPEVDIVRGCDLEVAAGELVSVIGPNGAGKSTLIKSLFGLVPIREGTVRFRGEDVTGAPTHKLVEAGIGYVPQTENIFPSLTVEENLEMGAYLRPGIVKERYEELFEWFPILAERRRQRAGTLSGGQRQLVALARALMLQPALLLLDEPSAGLSPANVDVIFERIQLINSKGVAILMVEQNARRALAMSDRGYVLEMGQNRFTGPGQELLHDPKVIDLYLGGRSSRSA
- a CDS encoding ABC transporter ATP-binding protein encodes the protein MRLSFGGVAAVDGATLSVEPGKITALIGPNGAGKTTFFNVITGFYKPDGGEIFFDGDRITGKPPHAIARRGLVRTFQLTKALARMTVLDNMMLAAPGQTGEKLFAAWVVPWVIRKQEAANREKALELLELFNLMDKKDEYAATLSGGQRKLLELARALMMEPRMILLDEPMAGVNPTLGARLLEHVQKLRDEGMTFVLVEHDMDVVMNVSEKVIVMANGRVITEGSPEEVRTNQEVIDAYLGAGGGAVDEAIDLARREEESGG
- a CDS encoding branched-chain amino acid ABC transporter permease translates to MIPYVEGVILTAGIFALLAQGLNLHWGFTGLLNFGHVAFFAVGAYTMGILNTQLGVPLLPSFLAAMVAATLMGIIVGLPAIRLRTDYLAIVTITIGEIFRLVLKSAPGVTELTRGPRGIRGFSNEFYFFRTDIGLGFLSPDQYLLLIVWITVAVVGVLLWVLIKSPWGRVLKGIREDEDAVRALGKNVTAYKMQSFALGAAIAGLAGVYFAMDIGSLAPDTYLPIITFQAWTIMMLGGSASHWGPIVGSIIFWAIFNGTLFIPREIISGAEAAYLRQIGIGALIMAIMIFRPQGILGSREEMILDK
- a CDS encoding branched-chain amino acid ABC transporter permease encodes the protein MEEALQLIANGVVIGSVIAVAAVGLTLVFGVLRLINFAHGDFLTLGAFVAVVGTGFGLPLYVAAIPALLVGAAFAGGLEKVLWGPLRRRGASTVNLLIISIGLALVVRYTIFWIFGSGVYRYGPVSQRIDFGLFALTPQDVVIIVGSAAALVGVALMLQKTRIGKAMRALSDNRDLAEASGIDVERITMITWLIAGVLTAYGGIMLGLQGRVFANMGWFLLLLIFAGVILGGIGSAYGAMIGSMIIGITQELATHSAIGLPSDLKTGVAFLALIVVLLVRPQGIMGRKQAL
- a CDS encoding ABC transporter substrate-binding protein, coding for MKKLGKVCLTGCLVAVSLLVAGACGGGGGGGEEGGDTGGGGGDLGSLTLNIGTILPLTGDLSQFGPPMENGAKLAVQQIQDCNTMQINATYEDSGTNEQTAATAADKLINSDNVSVIVGAASSRVSFAVVDPAAQSGVVQISPASTSPDFTDYEDNGFFFRTTPSDALQGVVLADLAEQEGYETVNIIALNDDYGQGIARTFEENFGGEVAQNVAYDPTGTSFDSEVEQVSSGNPDAILVVAFPETGSIIMQAFAEQGVVGEVPFLFTDGMAEPSLPESSGVDLQGQRGTRPATEGPAADEFNQAYQQEYDSEPGTFSANSYDAVMLAALAAAAAGDTSGEAIRDNLQDVSRGGQEVLPSNICEGLEMAAAGEDINYEGAAGSQDFDDNGDVTSDYELWEFTSDGLRRVRIIEAPETS
- a CDS encoding D-arabinono-1,4-lactone oxidase, with product MRWRNWSGTVTAAPRRIVDCRTVEDVVVAVREVADRGGTLRPVGAGHSFTPLCATDDTLLRVDGLTGVVATADGRVRVRAGTRLRDLGRALAERGLAPINLGDIDRQTLAGATATGTHGTGARLGTLSSQLTALRLVLPSGEVVRCDPQVEPDLFDAARVGLGALGVVVEAELAVLPGYRLHTLVRHADLDEVLADLDGLLHRHRHVEFYWFPYGTHVQLKIADPTDAPEAHSGWEQFNEVVLENGALWAISELCRLVPPLTRPVARNLGRLVARRERVAAAHRAFATPRWVRFVEMEYAVPRPAFTAVLEGIREVIVRSRPAVHFPIECRFVAADDAWLSPAYGRDSAYIAVHQYRGMSYEAYFRAVEEVLVSHGGRPHWGKLHRRRAEDLASSYPAWERWLDVRGRVDPRGALLNPHLRRLFGL
- a CDS encoding alanine racemase, encoding MRFEPVHEGLKHIHAPDLSGVGKSGRPSQPDYAAYRDAIAGRPLPLALLDRDALDANIAEVRRRAGMLPVRVASKSVRSVPVLRRILSTNGFRGLMCMTVAEAVYLASQGFEDLLVAYPTVDPAALRLAARASQRHQLTIMVDCEDHVAAAEAAARAEGQRLKVCLDLDIATAIGPLRVGALRSPLRGPEAVVVLARRIRASPHLELEGVMGYEAQIAGVSDATPYHRVRNLAVRALKRLSVPAVARQRAAAVAALRAEGIELRFVNGGGTGSLTTTNRDPSVTEVTVGSAFYAPVLFDHQRAARFTPAAMFAIEVTRRPRPDVYTCLGGGYVASGPADPDKLPQPYLPAGAELLPLEGAGEVQTPIRYRGELRLGDPVFLRHAKAGELCERFTHLVVVSEGRVVDEVTTYRGDGRCFL